One genomic window of Candidatus Pseudobacter hemicellulosilyticus includes the following:
- a CDS encoding AraC family transcriptional regulator — protein MKSMEMQLSLPMSAEVEKIENAARLIEKDVKCHHSIAALSRKVLMNKSQLKSRFRELYGVGPYTYLQQQRLERSKMLLLAGESVQCVALTVGFCGKQSATNFVRFFKRKMRLSPDAWRKLQGNCPQNG, from the coding sequence ATGAAATCTATGGAGATGCAATTGTCTCTACCTATGAGCGCAGAAGTAGAGAAGATCGAGAATGCTGCCAGGTTAATTGAAAAAGACGTAAAGTGTCATCATTCTATTGCAGCGTTGTCCCGAAAAGTGCTAATGAACAAATCCCAGTTGAAATCCAGGTTCAGAGAGTTATATGGTGTAGGCCCCTACACCTATTTGCAGCAACAGCGACTTGAACGATCAAAGATGCTATTGCTGGCGGGTGAAAGTGTTCAGTGTGTTGCCCTTACTGTAGGTTTCTGCGGCAAACAATCCGCTACAAATTTTGTACGGTTCTTTAAAAGAAAAATGCGGTTGTCGCCGGATGCATGGCGTAAGCTGCAGGGCAATTGCCCACAAAATGGCTAA
- a CDS encoding cytochrome c peroxidase, giving the protein MNTPIKFFGLLAGALVTVSWIATSPEVRNVRLSREDSLRKLYSRPVSQWPRPDIDKGIAFRELGAMPYDSSWLLVDRDPVIKLGQVLFFDPRLSSSNQISCSSCHDPEIGWGDGRRVSLGHDHLPGSRNTPTLLNVAIHRDFFWDGRSGSLEDQAIAPLSAHHEMNMETPLLAEKIDGIAGYKEYFKKAYGDERVTLDRILGAIAKFESIIKSRQTRFDEFVRGKYTALSDKEISGLHLFRTKARCMNCHYGTFFTDQEFHNIGLTYYGRKYQDLGRYEVTKDPKDVGKFRTPTLRDVMKTNPWMHNGLFDNITGVINIYNSGMHQLDEKSKDKSDSLYPKTDPILRPLNLTEAEKADLVAFLEAITATQYKMRRPELPK; this is encoded by the coding sequence ATGAACACTCCTATCAAGTTTTTTGGACTGCTGGCCGGCGCCCTGGTGACTGTTTCCTGGATCGCTACTTCTCCTGAGGTCCGTAATGTCCGCCTTTCCCGTGAAGACTCTTTACGCAAATTATACAGCAGGCCGGTGTCGCAATGGCCGAGGCCTGATATCGACAAAGGCATTGCCTTCAGAGAGCTGGGCGCCATGCCCTACGACAGCTCCTGGCTGCTCGTTGACCGCGACCCGGTCATCAAACTGGGGCAGGTCCTCTTTTTTGATCCCCGTTTGTCCAGTTCTAACCAGATCTCCTGCAGCAGCTGCCACGATCCTGAGATCGGCTGGGGCGATGGCCGTCGGGTATCCCTGGGGCATGATCACCTGCCGGGTTCCCGGAATACGCCTACGCTGCTCAACGTAGCCATTCATCGGGATTTTTTCTGGGATGGCCGCAGCGGCAGCCTGGAAGATCAGGCTATAGCGCCCCTCAGCGCTCACCATGAGATGAACATGGAGACCCCGCTGCTGGCAGAGAAAATTGATGGCATAGCAGGGTACAAAGAATACTTTAAGAAAGCCTATGGCGATGAGCGCGTTACCCTCGATAGGATCTTAGGCGCTATCGCTAAGTTTGAGTCTATTATTAAAAGTCGCCAGACCCGGTTTGATGAGTTTGTACGTGGTAAATACACCGCCCTGTCCGATAAGGAGATCAGTGGGTTACATCTTTTCCGGACAAAAGCCCGCTGTATGAACTGCCACTACGGGACTTTCTTCACCGATCAGGAGTTCCATAATATCGGGCTTACCTATTACGGTCGTAAATACCAGGACCTTGGCCGCTATGAGGTCACCAAAGACCCGAAGGACGTTGGCAAATTCCGCACCCCCACCTTACGCGATGTTATGAAGACCAACCCCTGGATGCACAATGGGTTGTTTGATAATATCACCGGGGTGATCAATATCTACAATTCAGGGATGCATCAGCTGGATGAGAAATCAAAAGACAAGTCTGATTCCCTGTATCCTAAGACGGATCCTATCCTGCGGCCGTTGAACCTTACGGAGGCGGAGAAGGCTGACCTGGTGGCGTTTCTGGAGGCTATTACGGCGACGCAGTATAAGATGCGGAGGCCGGAGTTGCCGAAGTAG